Within the Miscanthus floridulus cultivar M001 chromosome 17, ASM1932011v1, whole genome shotgun sequence genome, the region GCCATCCACAAAGAAGAATCTTCTGAGGCTTTCTTTCAGCATGAACAATGTCTATGTAAACAGCCTCTTTAACCTGAATGATAAGATTGACTTTGCTTATGGGATGTTACACATATGTGCAGTGTCTATGTCTATTCTAGTTTTATGGTTTCAAGAAGTGATAACAAGCATTAGACTGTTGTCTGTAAAACATAAACAGCAAAAGGTGGCTGCACCAACGGTACTCGATGATCAAAATGGGAAGGGAATGGATAAATTGCAAATCACGGCAccaaggaaataaagcttcattTGAGCAGAAGCTACAGTTCAATTAAGCATACAATCCTACTGATCAAACTAGGGAAGGAAGTAATTCCAGAAGGTGCTCAAAGAGGTTGGTTCGAACCCAGGACCTCCTGAACACTAGTGAAGAGACTCTTACACTGTGGAATATATCTAAATGCTAAAGCTCCCAACTATGGGTTTGGGCCTTTGGGGTAAGGGAATTTCTAAAATAGCCTTACCCTCGCAAAATTTGCAAAGAGGCTGGTTCAGGACCTCCTGAACACTAGTGAAGAGAGTCTCTACCACTATGGAATTGatctaaaaaaaatattaaatagtcTATGTGCAATGACTGAGataccaacaacaacaacaaaacctttaagtcccaaacaagttggggtaggctagagttgaaacccagcagaagcaatcaaggttcaggcacgtgaatagctgtcttccaagcactcctatctaaggctaagtcgttgggtatattccatcctttcaggtctccttttattgcctctacccaagtcaacttcggtcttcctctgcctctcttcacgttactatcctggcttaggattccactacgcaccggtgcctctggaggtctccggtggacatgtccaaaccatctcaaccggtgttagacaagcttttcttcaattggtgctacccctaatctatcacgtatatcatcgttccgaactcgatcctttcttgtatgaccgcaaatccaacgcaacatacgcatttccgcgacacttatctgttgaacatgtcgtcttttcgtaggccaatattctgcaccatacaacatagcaagtctaatcgccgtcctataaaacttgtcttttagcttctgtggtacctttttgtcacataggacaccagatgcttgtcgccacttcatccaccctgctttgattctatggctaacatcttcatcaatatcctcgtctctctgtagcattgatcctaaatatcgaaaggtatccttcctaggcactacttgaccttccaaactaatatcttcctcctcccgagtagtagtgccgaagtcacatctcatatactcagttttagttctactaagtctaaaacatttggactccaaagtcttccaCCATAACTCcggtttctgattcactcatgtccggctttcatcaactagcactacatcgtccgcgaaaagcatacaccaagggatgtccccttgtatgtcccttgtgacctcatccatcactaaggcaaacaaataagggctcaaagctgacccttgatgtagtcctatcctaatcgggaagtcatccgtgtctccatcacttgttcgaactctagtcacaacattgttgtacatgtccttaataagcccgacgtacttcgttgggactttatgtttgtccaaagcccaccacataacattccttggtattttatcataagccttctccaagtcaataaaaaccatgtgtaggtccttctccttctccctataccgttccataacttgtcttattaagaaaacggcttccatggttgaccttccgggcatgaaaccaaattgtcaacaaaatattaaaaaattataaatagTTAAAAACGCTCACAAATGTAAGTATACACTACTCTCAAAAACCGTTGATGCAGTAAGTTTCAAAGATAAGAATAGATGAATGGAAGAGTTTAGATATATAATTGACAGATTATATAACAGAACCTGGAGGCAGACCATTTCAATGGCAATACAGTATAGTTTGTGGAATGCAACGAGTAGACTAATAGCTACCAACGGTCCAACACTGCCACGGAAAACTTGCAAAATTCTAAAGATCACAGGATTTAATATCAATACTGAAATTACGGTCATTACGCTGAAAAATATCGAACCAACTGCTTGAAGATTAGAATAATAGAAAAAAGAACATTACATCTAATAAAAGAATTACCTTGGGCAATGGTGCTGGGGCATATGTATCATCATCCTCTGCAATTACTATCACCTCATCACCCTCTTGCAAAACATAACAATCATCAGGGTTTAAAATAATCTTGCCCCCATAAGATGCCACTTTTATGCCACATGGAACAGCATCAGGAAAGCTAATCAGCACATCTTCAAATCGCATTCCATCCAACTTAGGCCATCTCTTAATGTAGAATTCACAGTTCTCAAAACCAAGAATATCTTCCCATATCTGTGTATTAAACTCAAATGATCTTTCAAATAGTATTAAGAAATTATTAACTACAAAGACTATATGTAAATTCTTGAGCTATCACTAGCATTCGATCAGACAGATAATCATAGTAAGAATTCTATAGATGTAGGTACGACTAAAATCTACAGCCACTAGTTTAGTTTCACAAAAATCTGTGGTTCTAAGCTAAAGAAAATAAGTATAGAGAAAAGAGGAATTGGAAAAAAAAAGTTTGCACGAAGGATATCAAAACTGTGAATGGCAATAGATAGCCTATATAGCAGCTCATGCGGTCATGTATGTCCGGAAATCTTGAATGAAAGATTATAAGTTAAGCATATAAAATGTTTCTATGGCACGTGTACCTTTTTTAACTTAGTAAACAGACTTTACTAAATGGTCTTCTAGATGAATATGAGTATTTTGCAACAGAACAATAACTAGAATCCAACAGAATGCCCAAAAGAAGTTCCTTTTAATGAGTTTAATGTCACAAGCACAACCAGATGGTCAGATTTCCATCTACTAAGCTTAGTGGGTTGATTTTGTGCTGGTGCAAACACAGAAGGATGTGGATATCCAGTAAGGATTCTTATCTAAACAAAGTGACAGCATTTAGTATTCATTGTTGGTTAGAAGGAAACCTGAGCAAGGCCTGGCTGACGTGCACACTGTATCATCAATCGTCCAATCACATCATGCGCGACAACCGTTTCCACAAGATCTCCACCAACAAGTTTGACTAGAACTTCATTGTCGAGATCACTAAGCTCAACTACTATGTGACCACTTAGTCCCTCTTTAACTCCAGTCAAACTCAAGACTGTTCGCAGTGCCCGTGCATCACTCTGCAAAAAGGGTGCAATGATGTACGGAAGAGCTTTCAAGAACAGAATAGCTTGATCAGATAAGCTTACCTGGTCAGCGTTTCCTTCTTCAGCAAGAACAACAATTGCTCGTGCCTTTGAAACTGAGACCTTGTGCATGAAGGTATATTTAGTTGAAAAATAGCACATATAGAAAGAAGTGAAGTGGTATCCAGGAACTAACTAACATGTATATTACAATCATCCTATCACTGTCAACAGACCATAATTTCATATTAACAATCAAGGATGCCAGAAGATCAAATTTCAAAACTGAGAAAAAGTATGTCTAAATGTATGTATTTACCTTTTTCAAGTCAGCGAGTATCAGAGGGCTTCCACTTCTACATATTACAGCTGTTCCTTTCAAGTCAAACTCcattttagcaatgtctgtttcCATTTCCTCTTTGTCTCTCTCAGCCATCACTACAATGGTCCCACCTCCCAAGCTTTCATTAGCAATGGCAATTTGGTTCAGTAAAGATCCCTATTGCCACCAAATGAAAGGGATtacaccataaaatatggagaaatGCAACCTTTTGTTCTTACAACAAGATGACGTGTAACAAAGCAGTTAGGTAAGTTAGCTTCAGGGAACCAAAGTTGCCAAAAGTGTGCATCAAAATTATCTCGGAATATGCACGATACTATGACAAATACTATATGGTTTTGCCATTATAGGAATAACTGTGAAACAACCTTATAGGGCTCTTAATAAACAAATTAGTGAGTAGTACAACATTCCAAGAATTAGAACAAAGAGAACAGCAATACATCTAACATACACAGAAAAATTGAACGAAAACATTAACAAAGGTTCATTCAAAGATTACCAGCTTATCGCTCCATCCAAGAATTAGAGTGTGGCTCTGCTCTATGACTTCACTTCTTCCTTTCCTCAAAGAATCAAACTTCTCAGAGATTGAATCAGTGACAAGACCAAGCATCATAGCAAAAACCAACATCCCACCAATACTAATTGAAACCGAAACCAGCTTGGGTCCAAAACCCTCAGCATTGGCATGGTTCCCTGAGTCAGCAACGAAGGTCCAGGACAGCCAAAGACAATCAGATAAGCTATCATCAGTCACACCATACAGAGCCAGCCCGCCAAGAGCAATTAGTAACAACGTAGCAACAAGCAGGACCAACGGTTTAGCATACGGATGAAGTGACAAAAATATATCGACTCTGTATGCGAACCGCTTGTTTATGGGAACTTCTTCGGAGTCACGTGAGCTCCTTATCTTTGACACAAGGTCCACGTACTTGAGAATGAGGAGTGGTGCGTATAGTACCGAAAGCGAGATAAGCAGGGAAAGGTTCTTAAGGCTTCTGTTCTGCGTGGTACTGTTAGCATCCTGATAAAACAGATTAATGCTGCTCGTATCCAGTGAGGGGTCTACAATGCATGCCTGAAGTTTTGCAGTAGCTACAGCCAGCTGCTCCTGAAACAATCACAATGAAACAGGGTATAAGATCAATCAAAGGAATGTACAAGTGTTTCACGAATTCACGTAGTGCAAGGTAACTAAGTGTGGTCCCGTACCTGCAGATGGTAAACCTGATCGTGCAACGAGAAGTTCCTGCGGAGAAGGGAGGCCAGGCACAGTAAAATAACCTGAGGCGAACAGATTCCACGATTAAACAACCCGAGTCAACAAAAGTCAAACACGTAAAACCCCAGCGAGTCCACCCATTTCTCACCGCCGCGGAGAGCACCCCGGACCAACGCGGAGCGATCGCCGACGCCGCGAGCTTCCTCCCGTGCACCGGCGCGGACGTCGGGGGCGCCGCTTGCTCGGAGGCAGCCGTACGGACATCCTCGCGGCGGACGCCGGCGTACCGGGGgtcacggcggcgcggcgcggacgGAGGAGTCGACGGCGGCAGCGTcagatgctgctgctgctccggcgGTGGGTGCGgagagcgggagcgggagcgtgGGGTAGGAGGCGGTCGGCGGTCGGCGAGGGAGTAGGATGAGTAGGGATTGGAGGAGCGGTAGGTGGAGGGGAAGGGCGTCCTGGGGGTCCGCGCCCTGGAGGAGGCCAGGaacggcggcgccggcgggaaGAACCAGTcccggtgcggcggcggcggcgacgaggagTCGGGGTCCAGGGGCATTTTGGGGAATTCCCGGGGGCGTTGGCACCACTGCTGATGTGTGGGGACTgcggagagagaggggggggggggggggggggggggggggacaggaATGTGAATGTCTGCGTTTGTTCGCGCGTGGCTTGCTTGTTGGTTGGTGTCCGTGAAAGAAACCAGGCCGTGTCATTGACTTTTTTTAGCTTTTTCTTAATCGGAATTCGATAGCTAAAGATGATTTTCGTATGGTTCTTCCTTTGATTGATGCCAAAATTTTggattcttttcttcttcttctcgagACTCCGTAGATGCTGCTATTGTCATTCATGATTGGAATAGGCTTGCTCTTTTTTGTTGCTGCTCGAATAAAGTAGTTCAACGATATAatcagcatgttcgctggttggtttcagtcagcccaaaccagccagtcaacagtatttttctctcacaataaatcagcaccagccagcccaaaccagtccaaaaaccaaccagcgaacagaccgaaTAAGTTCAGACGTATATAATTACACGTATATTTGATATTAGGAGGACCGAGCATCGTGCAGTGAGTAAGCAACCCTCCCTATCATTTTTTTCTGTTATACTAAAAAACGTTCAACCACTTTCTGGTTGGGAAATTGAGCGGTGGTTTAGTTTATCATGTTATTAACTTGTTTCAAATACAATAATACATTATAGACGAAATTCATATATGAATATGTATATGACATACTAGATAGTTTTCAAAAGACGTGATAATACTATTTTCTTTCTTGAGTTTTCAAATGGTATCCATATAATCTTTCTATTTATTAGCTTTGTGATATGACTTAAAATTGATTTTTAGATAATGAAACGAAGTTGTAGCCTTCTACCATACGGAGATGATACATGGTTAAATGACTTAAAATTGCTAAATTAGCCTT harbors:
- the LOC136516266 gene encoding probable ion channel CASTOR isoform X2, translated to MPLDPDSSSPPPPHRDWFFPPAPPFLASSRARTPRTPFPSTYRSSNPYSSYSLADRRPPPTPRSRSRSPHPPPEQQQHLTLPPSTPPSAPRRRDPRYAGVRREDVRTAASEQAAPPTSAPVHGRKLAASAIAPRWSGVLSAAVILLCLASLLRRNFSLHDQVYHLQEQLAVATAKLQACIVDPSLDTSSINLFYQDANSTTQNRSLKNLSLLISLSVLYAPLLILKYVDLVSKIRSSRDSEEVPINKRFAYRVDIFLSLHPYAKPLVLLVATLLLIALGGLALYGVTDDSLSDCLWLSWTFVADSGNHANAEGFGPKLVSVSISIGGMLVFAMMLGLVTDSISEKFDSLRKGRSEVIEQSHTLILGWSDKLGSLLNQIAIANESLGGGTIVVMAERDKEEMETDIAKMEFDLKGTAVICRSGSPLILADLKKVSVSKARAIVVLAEEGNADQSDARALRTVLSLTGVKEGLSGHIVVELSDLDNEVLVKLVGGDLVETVVAHDVIGRLMIQCARQPGLAQIWEDILGFENCEFYIKRWPKLDGMRFEDVLISFPDAVPCGIKVASYGGKIILNPDDCYVLQEGDEVIVIAEDDDTYAPAPLPKVKEAVYIDIVHAERKPQKILLCGWRRDIDDMIAVLDAFLAPGSELWMFNDVPEVDRERKLIDGGLDFSRLDNITLVHREGNAVIRRHLESLPLESFDSILILADESVEDSAIQADSRSLATLLLIRDIQAKRLPYKESLVSHVSRGTFSEGSWIGEMQQASDKSVIISEILDPRTKNLLSMSKISDYVLSNELVSMALAMVAEDRQINNVLEELFAEQGNEMQIRPSDLYLREEEELNFFEVILRARQRKEIVIGYRLEAAEHAIINPTHKVSRRRWSPKDVFVVISEKE
- the LOC136516266 gene encoding probable ion channel CASTOR isoform X1 → MPLDPDSSSPPPPHRDWFFPPAPPFLASSRARTPRTPFPSTYRSSNPYSSYSLADRRPPPTPRSRSRSPHPPPEQQQHLTLPPSTPPSAPRRRDPRYAGVRREDVRTAASEQAAPPTSAPVHGRKLAASAIAPRWSGVLSAAVILLCLASLLRRNFSLHDQVYHLQEQLAVATAKLQACIVDPSLDTSSINLFYQDANSTTQNRSLKNLSLLISLSVLYAPLLILKYVDLVSKIRSSRDSEEVPINKRFAYRVDIFLSLHPYAKPLVLLVATLLLIALGGLALYGVTDDSLSDCLWLSWTFVADSGNHANAEGFGPKLVSVSISIGGMLVFAMMLGLVTDSISEKFDSLRKGRSEVIEQSHTLILGWSDKLGSLLNQIAIANESLGGGTIVVMAERDKEEMETDIAKMEFDLKGTAVICRSGSPLILADLKKVSVSKARAIVVLAEEGNADQSDARALRTVLSLTGVKEGLSGHIVVELSDLDNEVLVKLVGGDLVETVVAHDVIGRLMIQCARQPGLAQIWEDILGFENCEFYIKRWPKLDGMRFEDVLISFPDAVPCGIKVASYGGKIILNPDDCYVLQEGDEVIVIAEDDDTYAPAPLPKVRRGYLPKDFVVPKCPERILFCGWRRDIEDMIMVLDAFLAPGSELWMFNDVPEVDRERKLIDGGLDFSRLDNITLVHREGNAVIRRHLESLPLESFDSILILADESVEDSAIQADSRSLATLLLIRDIQAKRLPYKESLVSHVSRGTFSEGSWIGEMQQASDKSVIISEILDPRTKNLLSMSKISDYVLSNELVSMALAMVAEDRQINNVLEELFAEQGNEMQIRPSDLYLREEEELNFFEVILRARQRKEIVIGYRLEAAEHAIINPTHKVSRRRWSPKDVFVVISEKE